The window TGTTATCCCTTAAATATACATCCATAATAATATATTATGTTGTTTCCAATACGTGTTATATTGTGGCTTTATCACACCTGAAAAGTAAACTAGCTGCTGCTTTATACTTGTATGTTACAATACTCTAGGGCTCTGTTCTAGACCCTCTGCTCGTTTCtatctttcctctctccccataGGTGATCTCATCTAACCTCATGCCTTTAAATGCCATTGATTTCCACATCTTTATCTTCAGGCCTGACTTTATCAGTGTATAGTTGGCATCTCCACTCACATCTTAATGGATACATCAAAATTAATATGCCCATCCAAGAATCTTGGCTGGTCTTACTTCATCTGTATCCCTGCCTTCTCCCTATATTTTCCCCTGGGAATCCAAGACATCATGTAATTTCATCTGCAGATATTTCGACACGGGTTTCTAAAAAGCAAGGATTCTATCCCTTCTGTTTCTTGGTCCTTCAGTTCTTGGGTATGTCGATGTGTTCATTTCATTTCcactatattttctatttctttctgaaaggaaaatattttagtcAGTTGTTAGGAGAGATTTTAGTCAGTTGTTAGATTTCCCAGACtgatcctttaatttttttatctttcctttttttttttacagtacgcgggcctctcactgttgtggcctctcccattgcggagcacaggctccggacacgcaggcgggcctctcactgttgtggcctctcccattgcggagcacaggctccggacatgcaggctcagcggccatggctaatgggcccagccgctctgtggcatgtgggatcctcccggactggggcacaaacccgtgtcccctgcatcggcaggcggactctcaaccactgcgccaccagggaagcccggaatttgctttatttttacccttcttctcttcctcccatcACTTACCTTTTTACAATAATCAATAGTAACTTTAACACTGTAGAATTTCTATCTTTCTTATATCATTATAATGGCATATATAATTTATTGCTTATTTCAGCCATACAGATTCTTAACACTTCTTCTCTATAATTAGACTGATcttaataaatagataaatattttactttcccTTTTCAGTGTCAAGGGAAATGAAGTATTCTCTGCAACTAGCAAACTTCCTTACTCCtttagaaaaatcacaaaatgctGTGTATGTCAGGCAGACATTTCTCTGGTTCCTCTTGTTTCCTTGCCCCTTGTTTTCCTTAACTATGACAGCTTCCTGGAGTCTGGATTCATACAGAGGTGGATTGGTGGTGATTCCTGGGGTAGCTGGGGGGCCCTGTGCACTGGTTTTGGTGAACAGCTGAACGTGAGGCATTTCTCAGAACTTTTAAGTCTCATGAAATTTCAAAACAGATTTGAAGGGTTGCCAGCTCTTTATTTTGACATGTTAAAGACTTTAGGGGGGAGAAATGATCATTTGTTACTACCACGATTTCTTATAAAGaatatatagtgtgtgtatgATCTCAGACAACAGAACATTTTTTGTAACAAGGAACTGTAGCCGTCTTACACTGACACATACTCACTCTCATTTTCCTGTGGACCAGCAGCAGGCCCCTCCCGGGCAGCCACCCTCCGTAGGCTGGTGTGTGGGGAGCACTGCTTGGGTTGCTTAAAGCCTCTTTTCCAGTGTGGCCCCAGCAAGGCCTACCTAGAGCCATTCCTCCTGTGTGTGACTTGTCCTGGGGGTGACATCATTCCTAGCTGGCCTCCTTCCCTAAAGGTCAGATGCAGGCTTTCAGGCCATTCTCCAGATCAGCTGATTGGTGTGGGTGCTCGGAGAATTTGTACCTATTGTAGCCAAAGTAGCACACAATTTAGGAAAGTCAGGCTTGGTCCCAGGACAGTAATGTAGTCTACAGGTACATAAATAGCTTTGGGAGTCCACCCACTGTTGCTGACTTTTACTAGAATAGCTTGTGATTTGACTGTCTTTCTTTATTCCATCCTGCGTCACATTCTGTTGAGCAGTCCTGACTGTCATCTTTCCCTTTCAGCGGTTTTGCGAGTGGCTGGTTCCCTGCAGAAGAGCACAGAAGTGATGAAGGCCATGCAGAGTCTTGTGAAGATCCCAGAAATCCAGGCCACCATGCGGGAGCTGTCCAAAGAGATGATGAAGGTGCCCTGGGGCCACCCTATGTCCTGTTCCAAAGCGCTAAGAGTCAGCAAGCGGCAGGGGCTAGAGGGCCGGGGCTGGGCAGGAGTAGACAGGCCACTGTTGCCAGACAGAAATGATTTTGAGGACAGGGGAGCAGCTATTAACACTGGTTGAAACCGTCTGAGCTGAGCGTGGCAGAGGTTGGGTCAGATGGCCAGGGTGTTCCTTAGAAGAAGCGATAGTATACCCAGAGCTCTAGGGGAGGTGGGAGACCCAGGAAGCAACTGTGTGGGATTCGGGGACCTAGGATTTATGGGTTCTGACATgaacaaggaaacagaaagaaaccCAGGTTCCTCCGTTTGTCCCAGGGGAGTTAGCAAAGCTGGCAAGGGAGGTGTCAAGACCAGGGACGGgcaaactttttttgtaaagggCTGGATAGTAAATGTAGTTTCTACTTTGTGGGCCATACGTCTGTGTTGTAACTACTCAGCTCTacttgtagcatgaaagcagccgtAGATCATGTGTAAACAAATGGTCATGACTGGGTtcttataaaactttatttatgaaagtAGGCAGTGGATTGGGTTTGGCCTGCAGGCTGTCGTTGGCTGACCCCTGTCTTAGactagaaaaggaaactgagaaccAAATAGAAAGCAGTAAACACCTACCGCCCCGGGATCAGGGCCGGGCAGGGACCTGTCCTGGTGGCCTTCAGATGGGGGGCAGGGCTCAGGAGGGCGTCGTTACTGAGCCCCCGCCTGCCAGTGGTGCAGCACACACCCTCTCCTAGAAAGTCCTCCCAGCCACCTTGGGAGGTAGGTATTTTCTTCCCCATTTTATACAGGAGTAGGAAACTGAGTCTTCAAGTTGCCAGGTAGCTAATCTGAGTGACCTTGGTAGGAGGTGACAGACCTGGGGTTGGGCACAGACGCCTGAGCTGCCTCAGAGGACGCGGTGGTACGAGGTGCCTCCTCAGGTGCTGCTTCACACTTGGAACCCGTGGCCTGAGAGCCCGGACGGTCCACCTCACATTCCTGTTTGCAGCTTGTGCATAGAAGCTGCCTTTCTTCCTACTAGGGAATTTTAGGTATGAACTTGAGTTCTAAGCAGGGCTCTAGGGCATGGGAGAGAGGAACTGGAGAAGAAAACTGATAGAAAAGAAAGGCAACATACAAAGCCCAGAGCCCAGGTCTTTGGAATGAGAAACCCTTGGGCAGTCATCAGGAGGGCACCAGGTCGGCAGGGTCTGTCCTTTACAAGTGGTGTGTGGATGTCTCATCCCCCAAGTTGCGATGCCTGTCCACCTAGAACTGGGTAACAAGGTAATTCTGAAATGACTTCAGGCCTGCTCACTCTGACTTACATAGCCACCAGGATCTGAGGGGCGGAGTCTTTTTTTAGAATCTGGGATCTTTTCCACAAAAGTTTCTGAATACTGAGCATAGTATAGATTTGGAGGAGGGCCTGCATGTagtagatagtaaatatttcctgaattcaTCCAAGGGTTCATCTCCAGGTGCAAACTGAAGCCTCTGGCAGGGTCACAGCGTGTTGAGGGTGACGACATGATCTCAGTCATTCCATTTGTCCCCAGACCCTGGCCTGGCGTGTGGCACAGAGCATACATTTGACAAATGTTTGCTGGTTGGATGAATGTATAAGTGAATGGCCACTTGTCCCTCCACGATGTGGAGGGCTATTGGTCAGGCTGCCCTAGGCTCTTTTAACTGGGATGGTGAGTATGTATTGAGCCTCTTTTACACTAGCCTCCAGCACTAAGATCGATTCACCCAGGCCACAGGGCTCCACTTGTATCCTTGAATGTGAATTTGTTCCTTTTGGTTGGGAGCAAAAGGTCTGAGATGGGCAGAATATGGAACTAGCTAGATGCACGCCATGAAGAGTCACTGGAGTGGTCTGACAGCAGGACAGGCAGGAGAGAGGGCTTGCTTTAAATCGGACACCGTCAGCACGGCCGGTGAGAGCCGTGCCCTGGCTGAGTGCCGGCGAGCCACGGCTGGAGCTGCCCCACGTGACCTTGCGCTCGCATGACACTGCTCAGCCAGGAAGACTGCGGGGCCTGCTTGCGTTGGCCGGTGTTAGAGAGCGGTTTTCTCGTGCCCTCAGTGGCGCTGTGCTCTTGAGAACGAAGGAGGCTGACTGGCTGGCTTCAGGCTACCAGGCACGGGGCTTCCAGTAGGGAATGCGGAAGGCACTGTCTTGTTGGGCCCCGAAACACTGTCTTATCAGTTCTCTCAGGCTTTGGTGAATTGATCGATCCTTGCCAGGACCCTGCAGACCCTGGGCCAGCAGCTATAACTTGGATGTGCTGAAGTACAGGCCTTTTCGGGGTTCTGTGGAGCCCCATCCCGCTCTTGGTATTTGTTATCATAGTGTCTACTGTGACTCCAGCCAGTTTCCATACTGTACTTCAACTCCTGCACGCATAGATTTGCAAGGTCAGGGCAAATGCTTCCCAAGACAGCACCCTCTCATCTCAGCAAGTTGTTCCCCACGTGCTGCGTTATCGTCTGAGTTACTTTGTGAAGCTCTGCTGATAGAGGCACCCCCCTCCAACCTGGGTACTAAATTTGGAGAGCAATTTCCGTTTGGCTTTTTGCGTCCTCCAGAGAGGGCAGGCGGCCTGCGGTGTTGCCTGCAGCCAGCTGTCTGTGGCTTAGCCCTTGAAAGCGTGGACAGGACTTGGAGACATCAAAGCTCAGTTGATGCTGGGCCCATAGGGGCACCTGCTGGGAATGGATTTAAcagttttgggggcttccctggtggcgcagtggttaagaatccgcctgccaatgcaggagacatgggttcgagccctggtccgggaagatcccacatgccgcagagcaactaagctcatgtgccacaactactgagcctgcactctagagcccgcgagccacagctactgagcccatgtgccacaactactgagcctgcatgcctagagcctgtgctccgcaacaagagaagccaccaccatgagaagcccgcgcaccacaacgaagagtagcccccacttgctgcaactagagaaagcccgcacgcagcgatgaagacccaatgcagccaaaaataaataaacaaaaaataaataaagttattaaaaaaacagtTGTGGGAAGTGACATGGTTTATTCTGTGTTTAGGCTGGGATCATAGAAGAGATGTTAGAGGACACTTTTGAAAGCATGGATGatcaagaagaaatggaagaagcAGCAGAAATGGAAATTGACAAAATTCTGTTTGAAATCACCGCAGGTATGACCCAAgatccttcctctttcccctctccTTTTATGGCCGTTCTTCTTGCATTCGCAAGATTAACTAGCAGCTTTTTCTTTAGATTATAACTCCCTTCTGCCTATCTTATTTTAGATTAGAACCAAAATTCTAACAATCACAATCCTTAGTTATTATGACTTTGATATCATTAGAAGTTGGTGTTTGCACACATTTGTCATAGTGAGAAAACCCCACCAGAACAGCTGTTTTATTGCCCCTCTTCTGTTTCTTGTCAAACTGAACCAGGTATGAAGGACAGAGAAAATGAGGGGCCACTTGCTTAAGCTGATGTTTTGTTGATCTGCGTGCTGTTCCTTTCCAGGGGCCTTGGGCAAAGCACCTAGTAAGGTGACCGACGCCCTCCCAGAGCCTGAACTTCCAGGAGCGATGGCCGCCTcagaagatgaggaggaggaagaggcactGGAGGCCATGCAGTCCCGTCTGGCCACACTCCGCAGCTAGGGCTGCCCAGCCAGGCCCACAGGCTCTCCTCCGGCCCTGTCATCGGGCGCGCACTCCTCGAAGCCTCCGCCATTTTCTGTATCTCTTGCACTACACCTCTGGGTGAGGCACTGCGTTCTGGAGAACGTTCTCTGCTAATCTCTCTTCACTCTCTGCAGAGGTTTGGGGATCTCAATGGAATCGTTTTGAGAGGTGGTGTAATAAATGCATCATTTTCAGCAGAATAAACAGAAGTATCTTTTGGGGGATGAGGGCAAAGAAGTCTGTCTTCTCACGAAGCACTTCTGAGAATAGAGTCGATTGCCTGAATGTTGAGgactctctatttttttttgtctgtaaaaCACTATATAAATGGATTTTAATAAATTTCTGCTTTAACACTTGGTCTCATTGTAGATTGTTGGGTGCAATGAACTTTCAAGGTGTTTGCTGTcccaaattattttatatgttggCCTTGGAAAGAGGAGGTGCTATAGCACGGCACATGGGATTCGGAAGCTCAGCTGAAAGGGCTTCTGTTCTGTGGACCTGCTCCCCAGCCTTCACAGATGTGCTGTGTGAGCTACTCTTCTGCTTTTTGTCATCTGTGTAAGCAAAAGTATGCTTGGGAATTGTGACCCCTTGTCTTGTTGGCTGGGTAACTATATCATGTGTGtcctgaggggtgtgtgtgtgtctgtacctttcctccctttccctcccattGCAAGTTGCAGACAGCTGTGAGATTAGGACTCTCTCACCCTCTGATTGCCTTTCCCTGCGTTAAGCTGATTGTCTTGGATGCATGGGATATGGGCCTACCTTTCAGTGCTTTCTCAAAGCCAGGAGCTGACCGGTGAAAGAGGCATGGTGTGGTCATGCATTGTAAACAACTCACACATTTCTaagttatattttgaaataattcagcAGTAGCAATTTATATTTGTGTGGGCTTGACCGTTTACAAAGCTGTTTAACATATGTAATCATTCAGTCTTCACAAATCAGGAAAACAGCTCAGCTTGCTGAAGTGACATATCCTAAATCACAGTCAcgaagtggcagaactggggttCAACCCAGGTCCCTCTGGTCCAAGTCTTGTGCCCTAAACAGGTAGGAAAAATACCCCAACCACTCTCTCCCAGGTTGGTTTTGTAGATTGTATGGAGAAATCCAAGTGTATCAGATGTGCTGCAGCAAGGGCCTTCTAGTCTCATCCTGCAAAATGGGAATCTTCAATCCAGGGGACCATCCTATTGCTCTTGATTTCATCTTTAGGATACAGTTTGTTGTTTaagtaaacattatttttcagagaagttttaggttcagagCACAATTGAGCAGAAAATAGAGTTCCCATGTACACCTCTGGCCCTGACACAGGCACCGTCTCCCACTTATATGTACTGACATCTCACACCCCACAAGTACATTTACtcctggaatcatacagtacgtagccctttcacattggcttcttacatttagtaatatgcatgtaagtttcctccatgtcttttcatggcttgacaggccatttctttttagtgctaaataatattccattgtctgcatGCACCACACGATCCACTCACCTAtggaaggacatcttggttgcttcaaagttttggcaattgtgaataaaccCATAAATGTCTGTGTGCAGGTCTTTGTGTAGACATGCATTTCAACTATTTAGGTGaataccaaggagcacagttGCTGCATCTTACGGTAAGAGTAtgtctagttttgtaaaaaactgacagtcttccaaagtggctgtatcttTTTGCATTCCCGCCAGCAATGATGAGcgttcctattgctccacatcctcatgagcatttggtggtgtgttttggattttgacTATCCTAATAAGTGTGTAatggtatcttgttttaatttgcatttccctgatgatatatgatgttgaacatctcttTATGTGCTTTTTtgccatatgtatatattcttcgGTGAGGTATCTGTTTagaacttttgcccatttttaattgggttgtttcttattgctgagttttaagaCTTCTT is drawn from Mesoplodon densirostris isolate mMesDen1 chromosome 14, mMesDen1 primary haplotype, whole genome shotgun sequence and contains these coding sequences:
- the CHMP3 gene encoding charged multivesicular body protein 3 isoform X2, translating into MEPFPRRALVNEWSLKIRKEMRVVDRQIRDIQREEEKVKRSVKDAAKKGQKDVCVVLAKEMLRSRRAVSKLYASKAHMNSVLMGMKNQLAVLRVAGSLQKSTEVMKAMQSLVKIPEIQATMRELSKEMMKAGIIEEMLEDTFESMDDQEEMEEAAEMEIDKILFEITAGALGKAPSKVTDALPEPELPGAMAASEDEEEEEALEAMQSRLATLRS